The sequence below is a genomic window from Aspergillus nidulans FGSC A4 chromosome V.
GGCGAGGGGAACTATATCATTTCTGCAAGGCACCTGCACGCGGTGATATGTATCTCCCGGCATACAGGCGAGATTCTCTGGACTCTCGGCGGGCGAACGAACGAGTTTCAGGACCTGTCCGATGGTGAGGCGACTAGTTTCTCCTGGCAGCATGATGCTCGCTGGCATGCAGAGAGCAATACTCTGACTTTATTCGACAACGCGGCCCATGCATATTCTGATCAGGACCTCGCGAGCCACGGGATGGCAATCTACCTCGATATTCCAAAGCGGGAGGCGACATTGCTCGATGCCTATTATCATCCATATAACACCAAGTCCGTCTCCCAGGGGAACGTGCAGATTCTAGATGAAAGCGGCCGTGTCCTTGTTGGCTGGGGCCACAGCGCGGCATATAGCGAGTTCAGCGCCGACGGACAGCTACTATGCAACGTGCATTTCGGGGCATCCGCGTATTGGGGCTTTGGGCGAGTGGTTTCTTATCGAGCATACAAGGCCGATTGGATTGGGAACCCGCAGTCCCAGCCGGATGCGACTGTGCTAGGAGATGTGGTATATGTGAGCTGGAATGGCGCAACCGAAGTCGTAACCTGGCGGCTCGAGACTTGGGATATCGTATCTGGCGAGCTGATCGACGAGCCGGATCGCACAGGGAACGTCATCGCAGTGCAAGAATACGAGAAGACCGGGTTCGAGACTGAGATATCAGTACCTGCTGAGCTTGATAGCCCCGTATTTCGTCTAGCAGCATTGGATGTGGAGGGAAACGTCCTGGGAGTGACTGATCCACTCCAACGCACCGGTGAGGAATCTACCCTCGATAACGTCAATCACTGGATTGTGGGAATAGCCTCCGTAGCTTGCATCTGCGGTCTCGTCTTCGCGCTATCCCGATTACGCACTCCATGCGTCCGACGGCAGGGCCGTTGGCGACGTAGCGAATACCAGCTTGTCCCCTTTGGTGCGCAATGAGTCGTGACCTTGTTGGGCCAAGAGGTAGCGGATGAGAGCCGAATCAATGCAGAGGGCGCGCGCACGCTCTCCTAACTCGCAAAGACTGAGAGCCGTGTCTTGCTCCTCGTTCTGTCCTTGCTGCCTTGAAGCCCATCTTCAACAACGTCGTTTTATCTAGGCGGACATCACATTACATCGGCCGTGACCTATTCCATATTAGCTTTGACGACTTACTATCCAACATATACCGTACACCGGCCCCTGGCCAACCGAGCATAGAAAAGACAACCACACCGACTCAGTTCGCCTTTTTGATTCATCCTGACTATCCAGTCATCTGAGATGACACTATACTCAGAGCACGGCGACATCGTCGCCCGCTGAAGCCTTGGGTAATTATGAGGCGATCATGATCTCTGAAGTTTTCACGAGTTGGTGCCAGACATTTGCCGCGATGCTTGTCCTCGAGAGACTATACATGGAACAGCGCAAACGTCAGTTCGAGTCTAGAGAGTCGTGCAACACTCCGCTTTCTCAATCCCTCTGTCCAAAAATGGGGTGCAGTCTGGCTAGTCTaaacaagatcatccagaGAGCTACGGATGAGATGTGTTTGTTTAAATGTTATTATGGAATTGAC
It includes:
- a CDS encoding arylsulfotransferase family protein (transcript_id=CADANIAT00003051): MSPSTWDTERCCVDPRRPLLWIAGTSAIVSLLYLFHLFVVPQLVRFEFRADLSWYDLGAYGFGPSRGYVSFEYESPLVQISQTDNSTGCDDRYTFLAPRGDSVAHEGPMILDAQGELVWMKHNWDTTHDFKVQRYRGEDYLTYWEGSQVEGRGYGSWYMLDSTYTPRYVINPVGDYGGDLHELHITSAETALVTIYDPTLADLSSIGGPEVGWIYDCLFQEIDIATGDLIFEWRASKYFPVNSSYNALNGSGKKRASAFDFFHINSVDKDGEGNYIISARHLHAVICISRHTGEILWTLGGRTNEFQDLSDGEATSFSWQHDARWHAESNTLTLFDNAAHAYSDQDLASHGMAIYLDIPKREATLLDAYYHPYNTKSVSQGNVQILDESGRVLVGWGHSAAYSEFSADGQLLCNVHFGASAYWGFGRVVSYRAYKADWIGNPQSQPDATVLGDVVYVSWNGATEVVTWRLETWDIVSGELIDEPDRTGNVIAVQEYEKTGFETEISVPAELDSPVFRLAALDVEGNVLGVTDPLQRTGEESTLDNVNHWIVGIASVACICGLVFALSRLRTPCVRRQGRWRRSEYQLVPFGAQ